In Sodalis ligni, a single genomic region encodes these proteins:
- the fucU gene encoding L-fucose mutarotase, translating to MLKNISPLISPALLKILAEMGHGDEIILADAFFPAHSLGPQVVRADGLPVDALLAAIIPLFELDSYAPPLVMMAPGAGDELDPAVEARYLQALFGKGSHQPVARIDRYAFYQRARGAFAIVLTGETAKYGNILLKKGVTPIF from the coding sequence ATGCTGAAAAATATTTCCCCGCTCATTTCTCCCGCGCTGCTGAAAATTCTCGCCGAGATGGGCCACGGCGATGAAATCATCCTGGCGGACGCGTTTTTTCCGGCTCACTCCCTTGGGCCGCAGGTGGTGCGCGCCGACGGGTTGCCGGTGGATGCGCTGCTGGCGGCCATCATCCCGCTGTTCGAGCTGGACAGTTATGCCCCGCCGCTGGTGATGATGGCCCCCGGCGCCGGCGATGAGCTGGATCCCGCGGTGGAAGCCCGCTATCTGCAAGCCCTGTTCGGTAAAGGCAGCCATCAGCCGGTAGCCCGCATCGATCGTTACGCGTTTTACCAACGCGCCCGGGGGGCTTTTGCCATTGTCCTCACCGGTGAAACGGCTAAATACGGCAATATCTTGTTAAAAAAAGGGGTGACGCCCATATTTTGA
- the fucR gene encoding L-fucose operon activator — MKSTRQQDILALISQQEILKVDELAAWFQVSKETIRRDFNSLQDRGLLIRQHGRAKNIKRGVPDNGDSFNERVKSHLYSKADIAEQALTWIDEDMVIALDASTTCWYLAKKLPDIPLTVFTNSVRVCHELEKKSRITLISSGGTLQRKYACYNNCSIFSLLKHLDIDLFIFSCEGIDSEGMMWDSNAINAEYKTILLHKATQSLLLMDKSKLGRKSTVKIGPLTQVERIISDAGDSRIVPVLAHKLFQG, encoded by the coding sequence ATGAAATCAACGCGGCAGCAAGATATTCTGGCGTTAATATCCCAACAGGAGATCCTGAAGGTGGACGAACTGGCGGCCTGGTTCCAGGTCAGCAAAGAGACGATCCGCCGTGATTTCAACAGTTTGCAGGACAGGGGCTTGCTTATCCGCCAGCATGGCCGGGCAAAAAACATTAAACGGGGCGTTCCGGACAACGGCGACTCGTTTAACGAGCGGGTCAAAAGCCACCTATACAGCAAGGCCGACATCGCCGAACAGGCCCTGACCTGGATCGACGAGGACATGGTGATTGCCCTGGACGCCAGCACCACTTGCTGGTATCTGGCGAAAAAACTGCCCGATATCCCCCTGACGGTGTTTACCAACAGCGTCAGGGTCTGTCATGAACTGGAAAAAAAATCCCGTATTACGTTGATAAGCTCCGGCGGCACCCTACAGCGTAAATATGCCTGTTATAACAATTGCTCGATTTTTTCACTGCTTAAGCATCTGGATATCGACCTGTTTATCTTCTCCTGCGAAGGCATTGATAGTGAAGGCATGATGTGGGACTCCAACGCCATCAACGCCGAATACAAAACCATCTTGCTCCATAAAGCCACCCAATCCCTGCTGCTGATGGATAAAAGCAAGCTCGGGCGTAAAAGCACGGTGAAAATCGGCCCGCTGACCCAGGTGGAACGAATCATATCCGATGCGGGCGACTCACGCATCGTGCCGGTGCTGGCGCATAAGCTGTTCCAGGGTTAG